The Gemmatimonas aurantiaca T-27 DNA segment GGGATGCCCTGCTTGTCGCAGCGCTCGATGAAGTAGGCGACCTTCTCCGCGCTTTCCGCGTAGATGATGCCACCGAAACGCGGCTTCTCACCCGGACGGCCTTTGATCAGTCCGCGCTGGTTGGCGATGATGCCCACGGGGATGCCTTCGATACGCGCATCACCGCAGATCATTTCCTTGGCGAGGTTGCCCTGGAATTCATCCAGCTTGCCTTCATCGAGCACGGCGCGCAGCAGCGCATGCATGTCGTACTGCATGCGATGATCGGCCGGCAGCAGGTCATACAGCGTGGAGGGCGGCTCGGCGGGTGGACGCCATGCGGCCTGCGGCGGCGTGTTCGGACGCGGCAGGCGCGCCACGAGTTCACGCAACTTGACCAGGCACGACGCATCATCGTCGAGCGCATAGTGCGCGACGCCGCTCACTTCGGTGTGCGTGAGCGCACCACCCAGCGTCTCGCCGTCGATGGACTGGCCCGTGGCGCCCTTCACGAGATTCGGACCACCCAGGCCCATGAACGACGTGCCCTTCACCATCAGGATCACGTCACTGAGCGCGGGGAGATAGGCACCGCCCGCCACACACTGCCCCATCACGGCCGCGAGCTGCGGAATCCGCAGGTAGCGACGCATGATCGAGTTGTAGTAGAAGATGCGCGCCGCGCCGTATTGTCCGGGGAACACACCACCCTGATAGGGGAGGTTCACACCGGCCGAGTCGACGAGGTAGATGATCGGGATGCGGCAGCGCATGGCCACTTCCTGCGCCCGCAGGATCTTGGTGATCGTTTCGGGCCACCACGAGCCGGCTTTCACCGTGGCATCGTTGGCGACGACGACCACTTCGCGTCCATCCACGATCGCAATGCCGGTGATCACGCCGGCGCCGGGCGCCTGGCCGTCGTACCGGTCGTGGGCGATCAGCAGACCGATTTCGAGAAACGGGGTGCCGGGATCGGCGAGCTGTTCGACGCGTTCACGCGCCGTGAGCTTTCCCTGCTTGTGCTGCTTTTCGATCTTGTCGGGCCCACCGCCTTGGCGGAGCTGGGCTTCCAGCGCGCGGAGTTCATCGGCGAGCCGGCGCAAACGGCCGCTCACGAGATCTGCTGCTCGCGGGCCGCAAACCAGGTGCGGATGTAGTCCACGAGGTCCTGCGTGCTGGTACCGGGGCCAAACAGGCGTGCAATACCCTGTGCGTTGAGCGCGTCCATGTCCTCTTTGGGAATAATGCCACCACCGGTGAGGAGGATGTCCTCACGCCCTGCTTCAAGGAGCAAGGCACGCACACGCGGGAACAGCGTCATGTGGGCGCCGGAAAGGATCGACAAACCCACGACGTCCACGTCTTCCTGGACAGCGGCCGTGGCGATCATCTCGGGAGTCTGGTGCAGGCCGGTGTAAATCACTTCCATGCCGGCATCGCGGAGTGCCGCGGCGACCACCTTGGCGCCGCGATCATGTCCATCGAGGCCTGGCTTGGCCACCAGCACACGGATCGGTCGAGTCATCGGTTGGCTTGCAGGGTGGGACCCGGAGACGGAATTTTTTGCTCCGGTCGAACGAAGGCCGCACCCCGGCAACCCGGGGACAGCCTTCCAACTTACTCAACCTTCCTTACGCGCCACCAGCAGCATTTCGCTCGAAGTGCGGCTGAGGGGGCGGTCGGCCCAACTGTCGAAGGCCTGTTCCACGACGAGACCTACGTCGCGCATCCGGCCCGCCAGTTCGGAGGCGGTGTACAGCCTGATACGGTGCGTCCGCTCTCCCTCACCACTCGGCCCACGCCACGTCGAGGTGATCTCGAGGAAGCCAGACAGCGGATCGAAGCTGCGTTCCTGCCCGAACATCGTGCCGTCGGCGGTGCTCCACCAATCTCGCGTGAGGAATTTGGCCATCACGCCATCACGAGCTCCGCCGTGCCAGATCAGCACGCCACCGGGCTTGAGCACCCGGGCAAACTGCTCGAGTACGCGCAGGTCGTCCTGCGGTGTGTCAAAAAAGCCGAACGAGGTGAACAGGTTGACCACGGCATCGAACCGTTCGGTCCACCGCGCAGGCAGCTTGCGCATGTCACCCTGTGTGTAGCGCAGCGTACGGCCGGTCCCCCGCTTCCGTGCGACTTCGAGCAGGGGTTCGGAATAGTCGAGACCATCCACATCGAACCCCGCCTCGGCCAGCAGATGCGCATGTCGCCCCTGCCCGCAGGGACAGTCGAGGATACGCGCACCGGACGGCAGGGCGAGCACCTCCATCAATCGCGCCACTTCGCGGCGATCCTGGACGAGGTCGAACAGCGGCTCGTATTCGTGCAGGTACTGGGCATCGAAGTGCGTCTGCCACCACGCTCCGCCTGGTTTCGCTTTTCCGGCAGCCTTGGGGGAAGCGGCGATCTTTCGGGGGCGCGTCATGGGATCACTGGTCCTGTGAGGAAGTCAGTGGAGTGAAACTGGGCTGCGTGAGCAGTGACGCGCTCTGCGCACGCAGCGTGTCGGCCACGGCAAAGGGCACCAGCGAACCATCTTCGAGACCATCGAGCTGTGCATCGATCCACTGCAACGTGGTCGCGTCATGCCAGAGTCTTTGGCGGATCTGCTGCTCGACGACTTCCATCACGCGTTCGCGCAAACGCAGGCGTCGTCGCAGGCGCAACTCGCCACTGGCTTCGAGATACTGTGCGTGGCGATCGAGGGCCGTGACGATGTCATCGATCCCCTGATTCTGCGCCGCGATGGTACTGAGCACTGGCGGCGTCCATGTGTCGCTGTCGCTCGCCAGAGCAGACGCCTTCACGGGACGCGCATGACCAGCCCGCAAGCCGAGCATGAGCTCGATGTCGTGACGTAGGCGATCGGCGCCCGGGCGGTCGGCCTTGTTCACCGTGAACACGTCGGCAATCTCCATCACACCCGCCTTGAGGGTCTGAATGGAATCACCGGACTCCGGCACCAGCACGACGAGCGTGGAATCGGCCGCACGCGCGACATCGAGTTCGCTCTGCCCCACCCCGACGGTTTCGAGCAGGATGACATCCATGCCAAATCCGTCGAACACATCGCACACTTCGCGCGTGGCCGTGGCCAGGCCACCCAGCGAACCGCGTGTCGCCATGGAGCGAATGAACACACCTTCGTCGAGCGCCACCTCTTCCATGCGGATGCGGTCACCGAGCAGCGCGCCACCGGTGAAGGGTGACGTGGGATCGACCGCTACGATGCCCACGCGCAGTCCGCGCTCGCGGTAGGCGCGGGTGAGCCGCGTGGTGATGGTGCTCTTCCCGGCGCCCGGTGGTCCGGTGATGCCAATGCGACGGGCACGCCCGACCAGCGCGTGCTGTGCGGCCAGGATCTGCTCGAATCCCGGCCGGTGATTCTCGACGATGCTGACGGCTCGCGCGAGGGCGGCCGGCTTGCCTGCGCGAAACTGCTCCAGCAAACGTGCGAGGGCCGACTCAGTCGGCGCTGTCGTCATGTTCATCCCGAATGTCTCCCACCAGCTCCTCGAGCAAGTCCTCGAGGGTGACCATGCCAATGGTGCGCGCACCCTCGGCATTGCCCTCCTGCACCACGGCGAGCTGACGACGGGCCCGCAGCAGTTCGAAAAGCAGTTCGTTGGCCGGGCGATCCGCGACAGTGCGGGTCACCGGCAGCATCGGCGGCAACGACTCACCGCGACGCTTGAAGATATCCATCACGTGCACCATGCCGATGATCTGATCCGGCTGCTCGCGATACACCGGCACACGGCTGTACCCGGATTGTGAAACCCGACGGGCCAGTTCATCGGCCGGCAGACCGTCCGGAATGGCGAAGAGCTCCGTCAATGGGCGCATCACATCACGCACTGTCTTGTCGCCGAACTGCATCACACCGGAAATGATGGCCATCTCCTCGGTGGTGCTCATGTCGTCGAAGGCCCCTTCGCGCAACAACTCTTCCAGTCCGTCGCGGGTCTCGTCGCCATCCGCCGCGTCGCGTGCCGGAGAAACCAACCGGCGCACGGCATACGCGATCGCATGGAAAGGCGCGAGGGCGAGATCGACCACACGCAGCACGGGCACCATCACGGGCACGAGGGTGGGCGCCCACCTTCTGCCGGCGGCACGTGGCAGCAACTGACCGAAGACCAGCAGCAGCACGAGGAACAGCGTCACGTCCGCCACGAACTTCCACGCGCGCAAGCCGTCGGCCATCGCAATCAGGGCGCCGGTGGTGAACACCACCAGCATGCCAGCGGTGCCCGCCGCGTGCACCAGACGAGTGGGGCGTTCGAGATAACGCGCCATGGCACCGGCGCCACCCGCACGATGTTCGATCCAGTGCCGGAGCCACAACCGGCTGACCGTACGTACGGCGGTCGCGCCAACCGTGAGCACGGCCATCACGCCGACCGCCAGAAAGATGAGCGCCACGATCATCAGTGCGCCTCCGATGCGGACAGCGCATCGTCGGTGGTGTCCGGCACACGTTCGAGAAAGACGCGCTCGATCTTGCGGCGCACCACCCGCTCGACGATCGCCCGGAACGGCCCAATCGTCAGCGATTCTCCCGCTTTGGGCACACGGCCCAGCAACTCCAGCACGAGACCACCAACGGTCGATACATCGTCGCGGGTGAAATCATGACTGAGCGCCTTGGACAGATCATCCAGCGTGAGTC contains these protein-coding regions:
- a CDS encoding class I SAM-dependent methyltransferase, with the protein product MTRPRKIAASPKAAGKAKPGGAWWQTHFDAQYLHEYEPLFDLVQDRREVARLMEVLALPSGARILDCPCGQGRHAHLLAEAGFDVDGLDYSEPLLEVARKRGTGRTLRYTQGDMRKLPARWTERFDAVVNLFTSFGFFDTPQDDLRVLEQFARVLKPGGVLIWHGGARDGVMAKFLTRDWWSTADGTMFGQERSFDPLSGFLEITSTWRGPSGEGERTHRIRLYTASELAGRMRDVGLVVEQAFDSWADRPLSRTSSEMLLVARKEG
- the meaB gene encoding methylmalonyl Co-A mutase-associated GTPase MeaB — protein: MNMTTAPTESALARLLEQFRAGKPAALARAVSIVENHRPGFEQILAAQHALVGRARRIGITGPPGAGKSTITTRLTRAYRERGLRVGIVAVDPTSPFTGGALLGDRIRMEEVALDEGVFIRSMATRGSLGGLATATREVCDVFDGFGMDVILLETVGVGQSELDVARAADSTLVVLVPESGDSIQTLKAGVMEIADVFTVNKADRPGADRLRHDIELMLGLRAGHARPVKASALASDSDTWTPPVLSTIAAQNQGIDDIVTALDRHAQYLEASGELRLRRRLRLRERVMEVVEQQIRQRLWHDATTLQWIDAQLDGLEDGSLVPFAVADTLRAQSASLLTQPSFTPLTSSQDQ
- a CDS encoding acyl-CoA carboxylase subunit beta, whose product is MSGRLRRLADELRALEAQLRQGGGPDKIEKQHKQGKLTARERVEQLADPGTPFLEIGLLIAHDRYDGQAPGAGVITGIAIVDGREVVVVANDATVKAGSWWPETITKILRAQEVAMRCRIPIIYLVDSAGVNLPYQGGVFPGQYGAARIFYYNSIMRRYLRIPQLAAVMGQCVAGGAYLPALSDVILMVKGTSFMGLGGPNLVKGATGQSIDGETLGGALTHTEVSGVAHYALDDDASCLVKLRELVARLPRPNTPPQAAWRPPAEPPSTLYDLLPADHRMQYDMHALLRAVLDEGKLDEFQGNLAKEMICGDARIEGIPVGIIANQRGLIKGRPGEKPRFGGIIYAESAEKVAYFIERCDKQGIPIIFVQDVSGFMVGPEAEHEGIIRAGAHFVEAMACARVPKIVLTVNHASGAGYYAMAGQGFDPDFILSWPTGRMAVMEGEAAVQAVHGPALDAAKKAGTPPSPEVLEAAASMRADYETQLDARYAAARGFVDTIVYPEDTRSMLALALRSALQNPGPHLGAFVLPPMPTFGAQ
- a CDS encoding cobalamin B12-binding domain-containing protein, whose protein sequence is MTRPIRVLVAKPGLDGHDRGAKVVAAALRDAGMEVIYTGLHQTPEMIATAAVQEDVDVVGLSILSGAHMTLFPRVRALLLEAGREDILLTGGGIIPKEDMDALNAQGIARLFGPGTSTQDLVDYIRTWFAAREQQIS
- a CDS encoding CBS domain-containing protein, which produces MIVALIFLAVGVMAVLTVGATAVRTVSRLWLRHWIEHRAGGAGAMARYLERPTRLVHAAGTAGMLVVFTTGALIAMADGLRAWKFVADVTLFLVLLLVFGQLLPRAAGRRWAPTLVPVMVPVLRVVDLALAPFHAIAYAVRRLVSPARDAADGDETRDGLEELLREGAFDDMSTTEEMAIISGVMQFGDKTVRDVMRPLTELFAIPDGLPADELARRVSQSGYSRVPVYREQPDQIIGMVHVMDIFKRRGESLPPMLPVTRTVADRPANELLFELLRARRQLAVVQEGNAEGARTIGMVTLEDLLEELVGDIRDEHDDSAD